In Paenibacillus guangzhouensis, a single window of DNA contains:
- a CDS encoding M3 family oligoendopeptidase codes for MQQPLQQTWDLESIFAGGSSSDAFSQFLIQIESDIKSLQEQLTSGAGSMDVNIFKTSLQSLQDITLRVREAGSFTSCLTAENQKDKKATMLVGRVTTINAQLLSVMTVFDEQIRSLDDAVWGEWLKQPEIAEVAFNLNERREWAKEKLSPELEALAGDLAVSGYHAWGELYNTIVGSVQIPWQEGEKTLQLSAGQAYNKLSDGSSEVRAEMFKKWEEAWGEKADFCGDALNHLAGFRLKLYEKRGWDSILKEPLAINRMSEETLNVMWDVIIKNKPVFVEYLNRKAKLLGTERLSWVDVEAPVGASSQLISYDEGAKIIEEQFRKFSPKLADFTVQAFEKRWIEAEDRAGKRPGGFCTSLPVSKETRIFMTYAGTPSNVSTLAHELGHAYHQYVTDGLPAMAQEYAMNVAETASTFAELIVSDSVVKMAKNSDEKLALLENKIQNSIAFFMNIHARFLFETRFYAKRKEGLVGVEELNELMVTAQKEAYCDALSEYHPHFWASKLHFYITDVPFYNFPYTFGYLFSAGIYAQALQEGAAFEQRYIDLLRDTARMTVEELAQKHLGVDLTKPDFWQKAVDLAIADVREFMAMTE; via the coding sequence ATGCAACAACCATTACAACAAACGTGGGATTTAGAATCCATCTTTGCAGGGGGTTCTTCTTCGGATGCGTTTTCCCAATTTCTAATTCAGATTGAAAGTGATATTAAATCACTGCAAGAACAGCTTACTTCTGGTGCTGGCTCTATGGATGTGAATATATTCAAAACTTCACTTCAATCCCTTCAAGATATTACACTGCGTGTTCGTGAGGCCGGATCCTTCACTTCATGTCTAACAGCAGAGAACCAGAAGGATAAAAAAGCGACGATGCTCGTAGGGCGCGTAACAACAATCAATGCGCAGCTACTGTCCGTCATGACGGTATTCGATGAGCAGATTCGTTCCTTGGATGATGCGGTATGGGGCGAGTGGCTGAAACAGCCGGAAATCGCTGAAGTTGCATTCAATTTGAACGAGCGCCGTGAGTGGGCCAAAGAAAAGCTCTCTCCTGAACTCGAAGCGCTCGCAGGAGATCTTGCGGTTTCCGGTTATCATGCCTGGGGAGAATTGTATAACACGATCGTCGGCAGCGTACAGATTCCTTGGCAGGAAGGCGAGAAGACATTGCAGTTGTCCGCAGGTCAGGCCTACAATAAATTGTCCGATGGCAGCAGCGAAGTTCGTGCCGAGATGTTCAAGAAATGGGAAGAGGCTTGGGGTGAGAAAGCAGACTTCTGCGGCGATGCATTAAACCACTTGGCAGGGTTCCGTCTGAAATTATATGAGAAACGCGGATGGGATTCGATTCTTAAGGAACCGCTTGCCATTAACCGCATGTCTGAAGAGACATTGAATGTCATGTGGGATGTCATCATTAAGAATAAGCCGGTTTTCGTCGAATATCTGAATCGCAAAGCAAAGCTTCTCGGTACGGAACGCCTTAGCTGGGTAGATGTCGAGGCGCCAGTTGGAGCATCGAGCCAATTGATCTCTTATGATGAGGGTGCGAAGATCATTGAAGAGCAGTTCCGTAAATTCAGTCCTAAATTGGCGGATTTCACCGTCCAAGCATTCGAGAAGCGTTGGATTGAAGCCGAAGACCGCGCAGGCAAACGCCCTGGCGGATTCTGTACTTCGCTGCCAGTAAGCAAAGAGACACGGATCTTCATGACGTATGCAGGAACACCATCGAATGTATCGACTTTAGCACATGAGCTAGGACATGCGTATCATCAATATGTGACGGATGGCTTGCCGGCGATGGCGCAAGAATACGCAATGAATGTAGCGGAGACGGCTTCAACGTTCGCAGAATTGATCGTATCTGATTCAGTTGTGAAGATGGCGAAGAATAGCGATGAGAAGCTGGCATTGCTCGAGAATAAAATCCAGAACTCCATCGCATTCTTCATGAATATTCATGCACGATTCCTGTTCGAGACACGTTTCTATGCGAAGCGTAAAGAGGGACTCGTCGGGGTAGAGGAATTGAATGAGCTGATGGTGACGGCTCAGAAGGAAGCTTATTGTGATGCGTTGTCCGAATACCATCCACATTTCTGGGCGTCGAAGCTTCATTTCTACATTACGGATGTGCCGTTCTATAACTTCCCGTACACGTTCGGATATTTGTTCAGCGCGGGAATCTATGCTCAAGCATTGCAAGAAGGCGCAGCATTCGAGCAGCGTTATATCGACTTGCTTCGTGACACAGCACGTATGACCGTTGAAGAATTGGCTCAGAAGCATCTCGGGGTTGATCTGACGAAGCCGGATTTTTG